From Rudanella lutea DSM 19387, a single genomic window includes:
- a CDS encoding serine/threonine-protein kinase, translating into MSTVNFNTHLPGYEVLAELGRGNTRVLKARHTATGEVVAIKQYAFPADPDTLRRFERESVIMTQLNHPNVVRVREVQLTAAMPYVVMDYVEGGDVRALLRQQGPLPIPTVIRLGLQLTEAFRAVHPLRVVHRDIKPENILYRKLVSGELHVLLTDFGIAKFWSDDNARTRTGQSMMTCEYAAPEQFDNPRQIDEAADYYALGVVLYECLTGQVPFRLEHETGLAYFMQQVLTAPIPTPVRPSGEPIPPGLQNLLMRLLERNPQERLRNPDQLELALEQSRVEHLQANWSAKEPAGYGPKTRVGPTVQRVPDEVVPVDEPRPGQWAWWGIGGGVAAAALALFLYTRPADGNAQNQTLPTDSTAVVAADSTLSEPESSPVPADTATESGGDTERENEAQTEPLATESASDEIPQERTALPDSVGEAVPDTTQN; encoded by the coding sequence ATGTCGACGGTTAATTTTAACACACACCTGCCCGGTTATGAGGTGCTGGCCGAACTGGGCCGGGGCAACACCCGCGTGCTCAAAGCCCGGCACACAGCTACAGGTGAGGTGGTAGCCATTAAACAATACGCTTTTCCGGCCGACCCCGATACGCTCCGGCGATTTGAGCGGGAGTCGGTCATTATGACCCAACTGAATCACCCCAATGTGGTGCGGGTGCGTGAAGTGCAGCTAACTGCGGCTATGCCGTATGTGGTAATGGATTACGTGGAAGGGGGCGACGTGCGCGCGCTGTTGCGCCAACAGGGGCCGCTGCCTATCCCGACGGTGATCCGGTTGGGGTTGCAACTAACCGAGGCTTTCCGGGCGGTGCACCCGCTCCGGGTGGTTCACCGCGACATAAAACCCGAGAATATTCTGTACCGAAAGCTGGTGAGTGGCGAACTGCATGTGCTGCTCACGGATTTCGGCATTGCCAAATTCTGGTCTGACGATAACGCCCGCACCCGCACCGGGCAGTCGATGATGACCTGTGAGTATGCCGCCCCCGAACAGTTCGATAATCCGCGTCAGATCGACGAGGCTGCCGATTACTACGCCCTAGGCGTGGTGCTGTACGAGTGCCTGACCGGACAGGTGCCCTTTCGGCTGGAGCATGAAACTGGGTTGGCCTATTTCATGCAGCAAGTGCTAACGGCACCCATACCTACGCCGGTACGACCCTCGGGGGAGCCCATTCCGCCCGGTCTGCAAAACCTGCTGATGCGTTTGTTGGAACGAAATCCGCAGGAGCGCCTTCGGAACCCCGACCAACTGGAACTGGCACTCGAACAAAGCCGGGTGGAGCATTTGCAGGCCAATTGGTCGGCGAAAGAACCCGCCGGATACGGTCCCAAAACAAGGGTTGGCCCAACGGTTCAGCGGGTGCCCGATGAGGTGGTGCCTGTCGACGAACCGCGTCCGGGCCAATGGGCTTGGTGGGGTATTGGGGGTGGGGTGGCCGCTGCGGCACTGGCTCTGTTTCTGTACACCCGCCCTGCCGATGGCAACGCCCAAAACCAGACGCTACCGACCGATTCGACCGCCGTTGTGGCTGCCGACAGTACCTTGAGTGAGCCTGAATCGAGCCCTGTTCCGGCTGATACTGCTACGGAATCTGGCGGTGACACGGAACGTGAGAACGAAGCTCAAACGGAGCCCCTCGCGACCGAATCGGCCTCGGATGAAATACCTCAGGAGCGGACAGCGCTACCTGATTCCGTCGGAGAGGCCGTGCCCGACACGACACAAAATTAG
- a CDS encoding serine/threonine protein kinase yields MPTVSFNTNFPGYDVLGEINRSNARVLKARHIATGDLVAIKHFSLNTDADTLRRFERESAIMTRMSHPNIVRVREVRLDTDLPYLVMDYVEGGSLRHLLSTQNHLPVDVTIRLGLQMLDVFRLIHAQGIIHRDLKPENILYRQLSSGELHFLLTDFGVARLHEQPVTVTGQSLMTYEYAAPEQFDNPRQIDEAADYYALGVVLYECLTGRVPFAMRDESGLVTFMNMVLSTPPPPPVLPTGEALPGSMVALLDQLLTKNCRERLHNPDVAKLALKQAEVEQLYHQQKPVSGQTVAFRPPVREKAAPETPVRPVSNTDKERITVPRRSRAVWPMAALVGALLLTGLWVYWYFTPTASRPVTPGLAGVSRAENSESDSETFEFSDLTVSAAEKRAQEERRRQLALEAARKRYQEEVSRATKQLEATAFGGKVGFFGGVKGLSVKLENPSTVTFKSVAVQVTYVKDNGDTFKSPIMYFNNIGPGGSITRRAPDSQRGIRFSAKVLRADAAPSDSLASSSLPNP; encoded by the coding sequence ATGCCAACCGTTAGTTTCAATACCAATTTTCCGGGCTATGACGTTTTGGGCGAGATAAACCGCAGCAACGCCCGCGTGCTTAAAGCCCGGCATATTGCCACCGGCGATCTGGTGGCCATCAAACACTTTTCGCTCAATACGGACGCCGATACCTTACGCCGTTTCGAGCGAGAATCGGCCATTATGACCCGAATGAGCCACCCCAACATTGTGCGGGTGCGCGAGGTCCGGCTCGATACCGACCTGCCGTATCTGGTGATGGACTACGTGGAAGGGGGCAGTTTGCGGCATTTGCTCAGTACGCAGAACCACCTGCCCGTAGATGTGACCATCCGGCTGGGGTTGCAAATGCTCGATGTGTTCCGGCTCATTCACGCGCAGGGCATTATCCACCGCGATCTGAAGCCCGAAAACATCCTGTACCGGCAGCTGTCGAGTGGGGAGCTACACTTTCTGCTGACTGATTTTGGCGTGGCGCGTCTGCACGAACAGCCCGTTACGGTAACCGGGCAGTCGCTGATGACGTACGAGTACGCGGCCCCTGAGCAGTTCGACAATCCCCGTCAAATCGACGAGGCTGCCGATTACTACGCTCTGGGCGTGGTGCTCTACGAATGCCTCACCGGGCGCGTGCCGTTTGCCATGCGCGATGAGAGCGGGCTGGTCACGTTTATGAACATGGTGCTTAGTACCCCGCCCCCTCCGCCGGTGCTGCCCACGGGTGAGGCCCTGCCGGGGAGTATGGTGGCTCTGCTCGATCAGTTGCTGACCAAAAACTGCCGCGAACGGCTGCATAACCCCGATGTGGCCAAGCTGGCTCTCAAACAGGCCGAGGTAGAGCAGCTGTACCATCAGCAAAAGCCCGTCTCGGGGCAGACAGTGGCGTTTCGGCCCCCGGTTCGGGAAAAAGCCGCGCCCGAAACCCCCGTGCGCCCGGTGTCGAATACGGATAAGGAGAGGATTACGGTACCCCGCCGGAGCCGTGCCGTGTGGCCAATGGCTGCGTTGGTAGGGGCCTTGCTGCTGACCGGGTTGTGGGTGTACTGGTACTTCACACCGACGGCATCGCGGCCGGTAACCCCCGGTTTGGCCGGTGTGAGCCGTGCCGAAAATTCCGAAAGCGATTCGGAAACGTTTGAGTTTTCGGACCTGACGGTATCAGCTGCCGAAAAACGGGCGCAGGAAGAACGTCGGCGACAACTGGCGCTCGAAGCGGCCCGCAAACGCTATCAGGAGGAGGTTAGCCGGGCCACCAAACAGCTCGAAGCTACCGCTTTCGGTGGGAAAGTAGGCTTTTTTGGGGGCGTAAAAGGCTTATCGGTGAAGTTGGAAAACCCGTCGACGGTTACGTTTAAGTCGGTGGCGGTGCAGGTGACGTATGTGAAAGATAATGGCGATACGTTCAAGTCGCCGATCATGTATTTCAACAACATTGGCCCCGGCGGCTCTATCACCCGCCGGGCACCCGACAGCCAACGGGGCATACGGTTCAGTGCCAAAGTGCTCCGCGCTGATGCCGCCCCATCCGACAGCCTTGCTTCCTCTTCGTTGCCCAACCCCTGA